The genomic interval GACGTTGAAAATGTTGTACCACGAAAAAGCTTCCGCGAGCTTTTTGGCTTTTTCGTGATCCTCGGAAAGTCTCTCAGTCATCTCTTTCAGGGCGACGATGCCGGGTGCGGCTATTATTCCGGCCTGCCTCATACCGCCGCCCATTATTTTTCTGTTTTTCCTGGCTTTTTCAATGAATCGTGACGTTCCAGCCAATATGGATCCGACAGGACAGCAAAGCCCTTTTGAAAGACAGAACATGACGCTGTCACAGTTCTTTGCTATTTCTGAAGGTTCGACTCCTAGAAAGACAGCGGCGTTGAAAATCCTCGCCCCGTCGAGATGTATTGGAACGTCCCATTTTTTTGACAAGTCACTTATCCTTTTCATCTCTTTCACTGTCTGTACGTCTCCGTTGGACAAGGCGTTTTCAAGGCATATAAGGCCCGTTTTCGGAAAGTGAATGTCTTTGTCTTTTCTTATCCGGGGTTCAATTTCATCCGCCGTCAGTATTCCGGAAACCGGTTGGACCGTCCTGAGCTGAACCGCGCCGATTACGGAACTCGCTCCGGCTTCGTGAACGACTATGTGACAGTCCTCTGAAACAATGACTTCATCGCCTCTCGAGCAATGAGAAACAATGGCGAGCTGATTGCCGAACGTCCCTGACGGCACGAGGAGGGCGGCATCTTTGCCGAGTATTTCCGCTGAGAGCTTTTCGAGCTCGTTTACAGTCGGGTCTTCCCCCAAAACATCGTCGCCTACTTCAGCTTCAAATATAGCCTTTCTCATCTTTTCGGTCGGTTTCGTCACCGTGTCCGAACGAAGATCTATGATTTTCAAATCAAACCCCTTTTATTGTTCATTATTCATCTATAAAGACACAATCCTTTTAAATTGATATTATAAAGTAATAACGCATCAGAAAAAAAATGAAAAAATTCATTCCAGACTTTATATCGGAAAAATATTTCAAGGGAGAATACGAGGGCACATTTACGGGATGCGTCATGTTTCTCGACTTGACAGGATTTACTTCCATAACAGACAAACTGATGAAAGAAGACAAAGAGGGCATAGAAGTTCTCGGTAATTTCATCAGCCGGACGTTTGAGAGAATAATTACAAGCATACACGGGAAAAAAGGATTTGTTTCATCATTCGAAGGAGACGCTTTAACGGCAATTTTTCCCGGAGAAGAAAGTCACACGAACGCTTTATTGTCTTCCGATGAAATCACCGGCTACTTTTCCGACAAATCCGTTTTCAGAACCAGATTCGGAAATTTTTATATGTCCATAAAAACAGGTATATCTTTCGGCGAAATAGAATTTTCAATAATCGGAAACGATTTGAGAAAAATATATTATTTTTCAGGTGAAACTGTCAAAAATTGCATCGAATGCGAAAATAACTGCGACATGATGGAAACTGTAATCGACGCCCGCATGAACGTCAAATCTTTCCGTTCGGCAAAGACGCGGCCTCTTTCCAACAACATGTTCGTTTTGGAAAAACTTCTCATCGCTCAAAAAACAGAATATGTACTGACAGAACAATCAGCGGACGCCTCCGAAAAATTCATTCATCCAGGCATTTCAAAAATAACTCGTCAGGGTGAATTCCGTTTAATATCGCCAGTTTTCATTTCAATCAAGCAAACTGAAGCAAATTCCGTTGAATCGGTCGTCCTTTCAATACTGAATCTTTCAAGTGAATTCAGAGGACATGTCAATAAAATAACTTACACGGACAAAGGTTTTGTCTCTTTAGTGCTTTTCGGAGCTCCGGTTTCATTCGACAATAACATTGAGAGAGCTTGCGGGTTTTCACTTAAGCTTAAGGATATTCACGGTGACAATATAAAAATTGGAATGACTCACGGAACAGTTTACGCAGGATTTGTTGGAGGGATTTCAAGATGCGAATACACCGCGCTGGGAAGTGTTGTAAATCTTGCCTCGAGGCTGATGACCAGATCTGAATACGGCGAAATTTTGATTACAGACGATGTCGGCAACAAAGTTAAGGACAAATTCATCACCGGCGAGTTTTTACTCGAAAAACTCAAAGGATTTAATAAAGAGCAACGCATCGGAAAGCTGATGTCTAAAAAAAATAAACTGACCGATTTCGAAACCGAATTCGTGGGCAGGGAAAATGAATTGTCCTTTTTGACAGGGCAATTGAAAAAAACATGCTCGGGATTCTTTCCCGGCTTGCATTACATATACGGCGAAGCGGGAATGGGAAAATCCCAGCTCATAAAAGAGTTCACAAAAAGATCGTCAAAAAATGCCCGCACATTCATTTTCACTACCGATCCGGTTGTGAAAAAAAGCATGAACCCTGTTAAACTTAGCCTCAATAAATGTTTTGACATTTCAGAACAAGCGAGTCTTTCTGAAAACAAGACCGCTTTCGAGAATAAATTTTCCGAATTATTCAAAAATTTTGTTTCGAAAACCGATGCTGATCCGCCAAGTGATGAAATTCTGAGGATAAAGGTTTTTGTGGGGTATTTTCTAGGC from candidate division WOR-3 bacterium carries:
- the ltaE gene encoding low-specificity L-threonine aldolase, with the translated sequence MKIIDLRSDTVTKPTEKMRKAIFEAEVGDDVLGEDPTVNELEKLSAEILGKDAALLVPSGTFGNQLAIVSHCSRGDEVIVSEDCHIVVHEAGASSVIGAVQLRTVQPVSGILTADEIEPRIRKDKDIHFPKTGLICLENALSNGDVQTVKEMKRISDLSKKWDVPIHLDGARIFNAAVFLGVEPSEIAKNCDSVMFCLSKGLCCPVGSILAGTSRFIEKARKNRKIMGGGMRQAGIIAAPGIVALKEMTERLSEDHEKAKKLAEAFSWYNIFNVNVDKVKINMVFIKFSTENTAGKFIEILKENNILTYPPENRFVRLVTHREISNEDIERFIEVLPLMAERLGKAN